A part of Camelus ferus isolate YT-003-E chromosome 6, BCGSAC_Cfer_1.0, whole genome shotgun sequence genomic DNA contains:
- the INF2 gene encoding inverted formin-2 isoform X4, which produces MSSQESVRGSPRQGPEWVGRGGRKVLRIWFGKMSVKEGAQRKWAALKERLGPQDSDPTEANLENADPELCIRLLQMPSVVNYSGLRKRLESSDGGWMVQFLEQSGLDLLLEALARLSGRGVARIADALLQLTCISCVRAVMNSQEGIRYILSNQAYVRQLSQALDTSNVMVKKQVFELLAALCIYSPEGHALTLDALDHYKTVCSQQYRFSVIMSELSDSDNVPYVVTLLSVINAVILGPEDIRARTQLRSEFIGLQLLDVLTRLRDLEDGDLLIQLETFREAKAEDEEELLRVFGGTDINSHQEVFAALFHKVSCSPASAHLLSVLQGLLHLEPTLRSSQLLWEALENLVNRAVLLASDTQECTLEEMVERLLSLKARPRPRSLDKAHKSIQVDLGQSHKDSSPQNTGAPKAGVEGPQPVAAPVSLPAADVQSESNVMAPQPTAPEQQEPTPLPPVPHLPGSTSGSPPPPPPPPPPPPPPPPPLPGLGAAFTRPPPPPLLVSSEAIPPPPPLPGMGCPPPPPPLPSTSGAPGMEEIIVAQVDHSLGSARVPSHRRVNPPTVRMKKLNWQKLPSSVARECSSMWASLSSSDAEVVEPDFSSIERLFSFPTAKPKEQAAAPARKEPREITFLDSKKSLNLNIFLKQFKCSNEEVTAMIRAGDTTKFDVEVLRQLLKLLPEKNEIENLRSFTEDQAQLASADQFYLLLLGIPCYQLRVECMLLCEGTAVVLDLVRPKAQLLLAACKSLLTSHRLPVFCQLILKIGNFLNYGSHTGDADGFKISTLLKLTETKSQQSRVTLLHHVLEEVEESHPDLLQLPQDLEPPAQAAGINLEIIRSESSTNLKKLLEMERKVSSSVPEVQEQYTQRLQASVAASRELEEVFQAIEQKRLELAGYLCEDAQQLSLEDTCSTMKTFRDLFIRALKENKDRKEQAAKAERRKQQLAAEEEARRLRGEDGKPVRKGGVKQEEVCVIDALLADIRKGFQLRKTARGRGDAEGPSKAAAAGPLRSKAPAATSDPVRGPGLPTSEPGLDAVAAREPQGWDLADAAPSSPQPTGDPSEKGGPGPLERRSSWYMDASDFLATEDPPGPPPTAGAWPAVLEDAQALKPLSFSSNRPAGAMGSSQDSEEPAAPQGARQAEADSAGQGLEDAAPRSHSAGLAAAGAGGDRDGDEDENAAPDSALDTSLDRSFSEDAVTDSSGSGTLPRAQGRTSKGTGRRRKKRPCRSQEAEVAPDSDDSKTKRLCVIQ; this is translated from the exons ATGAGCAGCCAGGAGAGCGTGAGGGGCAGCCCGAGGCAGGGCCCAGAATGGGTGGGCAGAGGCGGCAGAAAGGTCCTGCGCATCTGG TTCGGCAAGATGTCGGTGAAGGAGGGCGCCCAGCGCAAGTGGGCGGCactgaaggagaggctggggccGCAGGACTCGGACCCCACGGAGGCCAACCTGGAGAACGCCGACCCCGAGCTGTGCATCCGGCTCCTGCAGATGCCCTCTGTGGTCAACTACTCGGGCCTGCGCAAGCGCCTAGAGAGCAGTGACGGCGGCTGGATGGTGCAGTTCCTGGAGCAGAGCGGCCTGGACCTGCTGCTTGAGGCCCTGGCGCGCCTGTCGGGCCGCGGTGTGGCCCGCATCGCCGACGCCCTGCTGCAGCTCACCTGCATCAGCTGCGTGCGTGCCGTCATGAACTCGCAGGAGGGCATCCGGTACATCCTCAGCAACCAGGCCTACGTGCGCCAGCTCTCCCAGG CTCTGGACACGTCCAACGTAATGGTCAAGAAGCAGGTGTTTGAGCTGCTGGCCGCCCTGTGCATCTACTCGCCTGAGGGCCACGCCTTGACCCTGGACGCCCTGGACCATTACAAG ACGGTGTGCAGCCAGCAATACCGCTTCAGCGTCATCATGAGCGAGCTCTCAGACAGTGACAACGTACCCTACGTGGTCACCCTGCTCAGCGTCATCAACGCCGTCATCCTGGGCCCCGAGGACATCCGTGCCCGCACCCAGCTGCGCAGCGAGTTCATTG GGCTGCAGCTGCTGGACGTCCTGACACGGCTGCG AGACCTGGAGGACGGGGACCTACTGATCCAGCTCGAGACCTTCAGGGAGGCCAAGGCCGAGGACGAAGAGGAGCTGCTGCGAGTCTTCGGAGGCACAGACATCAACAGCCACCAGGAGGTCTTTGCCGCCCTCTTCCACAag GTGAGCTGCTCCCCAGCATCCGCACACCTGCTGTCCGTGCTGCAGGGCCTCCTGCACCTAGAGCCCACCCTCCGCTCCAGCCAGCTGCTCTGGGAGGCCCTGGAGAACCTGGTGAACCGGGCAGTGCTTCTGGCCAGTGACA cccaggagtGCACCCTGGAGGAGATGGTCGAGCGGCTCCTGTCCCTCAAGGCGCGGCCCCGCCCACGTTCCCTGGACAAGGCCCACAAGAGCATCCAGGTTGACCTGGGCCAGAGTCACAAGGACAGCTCCCCCCAAAACACTGGTGCACCGAAGGCGGGTGTGGAGGGCCCGCAGCCGGTGGCGGCCCCCGTCAGCCTGCCCGCTGCCGACGTCCAGAGCGAAAGCAACGTGATGGCCCCGCAGCCGAcagccccagagcagcaggagcccaccccactcccacctgtGCCCCACCTCCCTGGTTCCACTTCcggctcccctcctcctccccctccacccccacctcccccaccgccacctcccccacccctgccggGCCTGGGGGCTGCATTCAcccgacccccaccccccccattGCTTGTCTCTAGTGAGGCCAtaccccccccacctccactcccaggcATGGGgtgcccacccccgcccccacccctgcccagcaccTCTGGGGCCCCTGGCATGGAGGAGATTATTGTGGCCCAGGTGGACCACAGCCTGGGCTCTGCCAGGGTCCCCAGCCACAGGCGGGTGAACCCGCCCACTGTGCGCATGAAGAAGCTGAACTGGCAGAAGCTGCCTTCCAGTGTGGCCCGAG AGTGCAGCTCCATGTGGGCGTCGCTGAGCAGCTCGGACGCCGAGGTGGTAGAGCCCGACTTCTCCAGCATCGAGCGGCTCTTCTCCTTCCCCACGGCCAAGCCCAAGGAGCAGGCAGCGGCCCCGGCCAGGAAGGAGCCCCGGGAG ATCACTTTTCTGGACTCCAAGAAAAGCCTGAACCTCAACATCTTCCTGAAGCAGTTTAAATG CTCCAATGAGGAGGTCACCGCTATGATCCGGGCTGGAGACACCACCAAGTTTGACGTGGAGGTCCTCAGGCAGCTTCTCAAACTCCTTCCCGAGAAGAATGAG ATTGAAAACCTGCGCTCCTTCACGGAGGATCAGGCCCAGTTAGCCAGTGCCGACCAGTTCTACCTCCTCCTGCTGGGCATCCCCTG CTACCAGCTTCGGGTCGAGTGCATGCTGCTGTGTGAGGGCACGGCCGTCGTGCTGGACTTGGTGCGGCCCAAGGCCCAGCTGCTGCTGGCCGCCTGCAAGA GCCTGCTCACCAGCCACCGGCTGCCCGTCTTCTGCCAGCTGATCCTGAAAATCGGGAACTTCCTCAACTAC ggcaGCCACACCGGTGACGCAGATGGCTTCAAGATCAGCACGCTGCTGAAGCTCACAGAGACCAAGTCCCAGCAGAGCCGTGTGACGCTGCTGCACCACGTGCTGGAG GAAGTGGAGGAAAGCCACCCCGACCTCCTGCAGCTGCCCCAGGACCTGGAGCCGCCCGCCCAGGCAGCAGG GATCAACCTTGAGATCATCCGCTCAGAGTCCAGCACTAACCTGAAGAAGCTTCTGGAGATGGAACGGAAGGTGTCCTCGTCTGTCCCGGAAGTGCAGGAGCAGTACACGCAGCGGCTGCAG GCCAGCGTCGCGGCCTCCCGGGAGTTGGAGGAGGTGTTCCAGGCCATCGAGCAGAAGCGGCTGGAGCTGGCCGGCTACCTGTGTGAGGACGCCCAGCAGCTGTCCCTGGAGGACACGTGCAGCACTATGAAGACCTTCCGCGACCTCTTCATCCGGGCTCTGAAG GAGAACAAGGACCGGAAGGAGCAGGCAGCCAAGgctgagaggaggaagcagcagttGGCGGCTGAGGAGGAGGCCCGGAGGCTGCGGGGCGAGGACGGGAAGCCTg TCAGGAAGGGAGGCGTGAAGCAGGAGGAGGTGTGTGTCATCGACGCCCTGCTGGCTGACATCCGGAAGGGCTTCCAGCTGCGGAAGACGGCCCGCGGCCGAGGGGACGCCGAGGGGCCCAGCAAGGCGGCTGCCGCAGGCCCCCTGAGGAGCAAGGCACCTG CAGCCACCAGTGATCCCGTGAGGGGCCCCGGTCTCCCCACCTCTGAGCCTGGTCTTGATGCGGTAGCAGCTagggagccccagggctgggaccTCGCAGATgcagcccccagcagcccccagcccaccgGAGACCCGTCAGAGAAGGGTGGTCCTGGGCCCCTGGAGAGGCGTTCTTCCTGGTACATGGATGCCAGCGACTTCCTGGCCACGGAGGACCCCCCGGGCCCCCCACCCACTGCAGGGGCCTGGCCAGCGGTGCTGGAAGACGCCCAGGCCCTGAAGCCCCTCAGCTTCTCCAGCAACAGGCCTGCCGGAGCTATGGGTTCCAGCCAAGACAGCGAGGAGCCCGCAGCCCCTCAGGGTGCCCGCCAGGCAGAGGCCGACAGCGCAGGCCAGGGCCTGGAGGACGCAGCCCCCCGCAGTCACAGTGCTGGCCTCGCTGCCGCAGGCGCCGGCGGGGACAGGGATGGGGACGAGGATGAGAACGCAGCCCCCGACTCTGCGCTGGACACGTCCCTGGACAGGTCCTTCTCTGAGGACGCAGTAACTGACTCGTCAGGGTCTGGCACCCTCCCCCGGGCCCAGGGCCGGACCTCGAAGGGGACAGGCAGGCGAAGGAAGAAGCGGCCCTGCAGGAGCCAGGAAG CAGAGGTTGCCCCTGACTCTGATGATAGTAAAACAAAAAGGCTGTGTGTGATCCAGTAA
- the INF2 gene encoding inverted formin-2 isoform X5, producing the protein MSVKEGAQRKWAALKERLGPQDSDPTEANLENADPELCIRLLQMPSVVNYSGLRKRLESSDGGWMVQFLEQSGLDLLLEALARLSGRGVARIADALLQLTCISCVRAVMNSQEGIRYILSNQAYVRQLSQALDTSNVMVKKQVFELLAALCIYSPEGHALTLDALDHYKTVCSQQYRFSVIMSELSDSDNVPYVVTLLSVINAVILGPEDIRARTQLRSEFIGLQLLDVLTRLRDLEDGDLLIQLETFREAKAEDEEELLRVFGGTDINSHQEVFAALFHKVSCSPASAHLLSVLQGLLHLEPTLRSSQLLWEALENLVNRAVLLASDTQECTLEEMVERLLSLKARPRPRSLDKAHKSIQVDLGQSHKDSSPQNTGAPKAGVEGPQPVAAPVSLPAADVQSESNVMAPQPTAPEQQEPTPLPPVPHLPGSTSGSPPPPPPPPPPPPPPPPPLPGLGAAFTRPPPPPLLVSSEAIPPPPPLPGMGCPPPPPPLPSTSGAPGMEEIIVAQVDHSLGSARVPSHRRVNPPTVRMKKLNWQKLPSSVARECSSMWASLSSSDAEVVEPDFSSIERLFSFPTAKPKEQAAAPARKEPREITFLDSKKSLNLNIFLKQFKCSNEEVTAMIRAGDTTKFDVEVLRQLLKLLPEKNEIENLRSFTEDQAQLASADQFYLLLLGIPCYQLRVECMLLCEGTAVVLDLVRPKAQLLLAACKSLLTSHRLPVFCQLILKIGNFLNYGSHTGDADGFKISTLLKLTETKSQQSRVTLLHHVLEEVEESHPDLLQLPQDLEPPAQAAGINLEIIRSESSTNLKKLLEMERKVSSSVPEVQEQYTQRLQASVAASRELEEVFQAIEQKRLELAGYLCEDAQQLSLEDTCSTMKTFRDLFIRALKENKDRKEQAAKAERRKQQLAAEEEARRLRGEDGKPVRKGGVKQEEVCVIDALLADIRKGFQLRKTARGRGDAEGPSKAAAAGPLRSKAPAATSDPVRGPGLPTSEPGLDAVAAREPQGWDLADAAPSSPQPTGDPSEKGGPGPLERRSSWYMDASDFLATEDPPGPPPTAGAWPAVLEDAQALKPLSFSSNRPAGAMGSSQDSEEPAAPQGARQAEADSAGQGLEDAAPRSHSAGLAAAGAGGDRDGDEDENAAPDSALDTSLDRSFSEDAVTDSSGSGTLPRAQGRTSKGTGRRRKKRPCRSQEAEVAPDSDDSKTKRLCVIQ; encoded by the exons ATGTCGGTGAAGGAGGGCGCCCAGCGCAAGTGGGCGGCactgaaggagaggctggggccGCAGGACTCGGACCCCACGGAGGCCAACCTGGAGAACGCCGACCCCGAGCTGTGCATCCGGCTCCTGCAGATGCCCTCTGTGGTCAACTACTCGGGCCTGCGCAAGCGCCTAGAGAGCAGTGACGGCGGCTGGATGGTGCAGTTCCTGGAGCAGAGCGGCCTGGACCTGCTGCTTGAGGCCCTGGCGCGCCTGTCGGGCCGCGGTGTGGCCCGCATCGCCGACGCCCTGCTGCAGCTCACCTGCATCAGCTGCGTGCGTGCCGTCATGAACTCGCAGGAGGGCATCCGGTACATCCTCAGCAACCAGGCCTACGTGCGCCAGCTCTCCCAGG CTCTGGACACGTCCAACGTAATGGTCAAGAAGCAGGTGTTTGAGCTGCTGGCCGCCCTGTGCATCTACTCGCCTGAGGGCCACGCCTTGACCCTGGACGCCCTGGACCATTACAAG ACGGTGTGCAGCCAGCAATACCGCTTCAGCGTCATCATGAGCGAGCTCTCAGACAGTGACAACGTACCCTACGTGGTCACCCTGCTCAGCGTCATCAACGCCGTCATCCTGGGCCCCGAGGACATCCGTGCCCGCACCCAGCTGCGCAGCGAGTTCATTG GGCTGCAGCTGCTGGACGTCCTGACACGGCTGCG AGACCTGGAGGACGGGGACCTACTGATCCAGCTCGAGACCTTCAGGGAGGCCAAGGCCGAGGACGAAGAGGAGCTGCTGCGAGTCTTCGGAGGCACAGACATCAACAGCCACCAGGAGGTCTTTGCCGCCCTCTTCCACAag GTGAGCTGCTCCCCAGCATCCGCACACCTGCTGTCCGTGCTGCAGGGCCTCCTGCACCTAGAGCCCACCCTCCGCTCCAGCCAGCTGCTCTGGGAGGCCCTGGAGAACCTGGTGAACCGGGCAGTGCTTCTGGCCAGTGACA cccaggagtGCACCCTGGAGGAGATGGTCGAGCGGCTCCTGTCCCTCAAGGCGCGGCCCCGCCCACGTTCCCTGGACAAGGCCCACAAGAGCATCCAGGTTGACCTGGGCCAGAGTCACAAGGACAGCTCCCCCCAAAACACTGGTGCACCGAAGGCGGGTGTGGAGGGCCCGCAGCCGGTGGCGGCCCCCGTCAGCCTGCCCGCTGCCGACGTCCAGAGCGAAAGCAACGTGATGGCCCCGCAGCCGAcagccccagagcagcaggagcccaccccactcccacctgtGCCCCACCTCCCTGGTTCCACTTCcggctcccctcctcctccccctccacccccacctcccccaccgccacctcccccacccctgccggGCCTGGGGGCTGCATTCAcccgacccccaccccccccattGCTTGTCTCTAGTGAGGCCAtaccccccccacctccactcccaggcATGGGgtgcccacccccgcccccacccctgcccagcaccTCTGGGGCCCCTGGCATGGAGGAGATTATTGTGGCCCAGGTGGACCACAGCCTGGGCTCTGCCAGGGTCCCCAGCCACAGGCGGGTGAACCCGCCCACTGTGCGCATGAAGAAGCTGAACTGGCAGAAGCTGCCTTCCAGTGTGGCCCGAG AGTGCAGCTCCATGTGGGCGTCGCTGAGCAGCTCGGACGCCGAGGTGGTAGAGCCCGACTTCTCCAGCATCGAGCGGCTCTTCTCCTTCCCCACGGCCAAGCCCAAGGAGCAGGCAGCGGCCCCGGCCAGGAAGGAGCCCCGGGAG ATCACTTTTCTGGACTCCAAGAAAAGCCTGAACCTCAACATCTTCCTGAAGCAGTTTAAATG CTCCAATGAGGAGGTCACCGCTATGATCCGGGCTGGAGACACCACCAAGTTTGACGTGGAGGTCCTCAGGCAGCTTCTCAAACTCCTTCCCGAGAAGAATGAG ATTGAAAACCTGCGCTCCTTCACGGAGGATCAGGCCCAGTTAGCCAGTGCCGACCAGTTCTACCTCCTCCTGCTGGGCATCCCCTG CTACCAGCTTCGGGTCGAGTGCATGCTGCTGTGTGAGGGCACGGCCGTCGTGCTGGACTTGGTGCGGCCCAAGGCCCAGCTGCTGCTGGCCGCCTGCAAGA GCCTGCTCACCAGCCACCGGCTGCCCGTCTTCTGCCAGCTGATCCTGAAAATCGGGAACTTCCTCAACTAC ggcaGCCACACCGGTGACGCAGATGGCTTCAAGATCAGCACGCTGCTGAAGCTCACAGAGACCAAGTCCCAGCAGAGCCGTGTGACGCTGCTGCACCACGTGCTGGAG GAAGTGGAGGAAAGCCACCCCGACCTCCTGCAGCTGCCCCAGGACCTGGAGCCGCCCGCCCAGGCAGCAGG GATCAACCTTGAGATCATCCGCTCAGAGTCCAGCACTAACCTGAAGAAGCTTCTGGAGATGGAACGGAAGGTGTCCTCGTCTGTCCCGGAAGTGCAGGAGCAGTACACGCAGCGGCTGCAG GCCAGCGTCGCGGCCTCCCGGGAGTTGGAGGAGGTGTTCCAGGCCATCGAGCAGAAGCGGCTGGAGCTGGCCGGCTACCTGTGTGAGGACGCCCAGCAGCTGTCCCTGGAGGACACGTGCAGCACTATGAAGACCTTCCGCGACCTCTTCATCCGGGCTCTGAAG GAGAACAAGGACCGGAAGGAGCAGGCAGCCAAGgctgagaggaggaagcagcagttGGCGGCTGAGGAGGAGGCCCGGAGGCTGCGGGGCGAGGACGGGAAGCCTg TCAGGAAGGGAGGCGTGAAGCAGGAGGAGGTGTGTGTCATCGACGCCCTGCTGGCTGACATCCGGAAGGGCTTCCAGCTGCGGAAGACGGCCCGCGGCCGAGGGGACGCCGAGGGGCCCAGCAAGGCGGCTGCCGCAGGCCCCCTGAGGAGCAAGGCACCTG CAGCCACCAGTGATCCCGTGAGGGGCCCCGGTCTCCCCACCTCTGAGCCTGGTCTTGATGCGGTAGCAGCTagggagccccagggctgggaccTCGCAGATgcagcccccagcagcccccagcccaccgGAGACCCGTCAGAGAAGGGTGGTCCTGGGCCCCTGGAGAGGCGTTCTTCCTGGTACATGGATGCCAGCGACTTCCTGGCCACGGAGGACCCCCCGGGCCCCCCACCCACTGCAGGGGCCTGGCCAGCGGTGCTGGAAGACGCCCAGGCCCTGAAGCCCCTCAGCTTCTCCAGCAACAGGCCTGCCGGAGCTATGGGTTCCAGCCAAGACAGCGAGGAGCCCGCAGCCCCTCAGGGTGCCCGCCAGGCAGAGGCCGACAGCGCAGGCCAGGGCCTGGAGGACGCAGCCCCCCGCAGTCACAGTGCTGGCCTCGCTGCCGCAGGCGCCGGCGGGGACAGGGATGGGGACGAGGATGAGAACGCAGCCCCCGACTCTGCGCTGGACACGTCCCTGGACAGGTCCTTCTCTGAGGACGCAGTAACTGACTCGTCAGGGTCTGGCACCCTCCCCCGGGCCCAGGGCCGGACCTCGAAGGGGACAGGCAGGCGAAGGAAGAAGCGGCCCTGCAGGAGCCAGGAAG CAGAGGTTGCCCCTGACTCTGATGATAGTAAAACAAAAAGGCTGTGTGTGATCCAGTAA